The stretch of DNA TTTTTTCAGCACGACTGGGCGCAATGAGAGGCGTTGTTTTTTGCTTCTGCCACCAACTCAGCTTCTCACCAGTCGCATCATAAACTTCCAAAGCACGGACAATACGCTGTCCATCTTGCGAAGAAATTTTTTCAGCAACAACAGCATCAATCTGTAACAACTGGCGATAAAGACTTTCAGCCCCCTCTTTATTAAGCAGCAAGCGCCATTTCTGCCGTACAACATCTGGAACATGAGGGATTTTTGAAATTCCCTCCAAAAGAGCACGAAAATAAAGTCCTGTTCCACCAACAAAAATAACGGATCTCGACGTAAAAGTAACCAACAGCTTCTCAACATCACACAACCATTGTCCTACTGAATAATTCAAAGTAGGACTCACATGACCATAAAGATAATGGGGAACAATTGCGGTATCAGCCTCTCTTGGCCGTGCCGTTAAAATATTTAAAACGTCATAAACCTGCATTGAATCAGCATTAATAATAAGAGCATTTTTTTCTTGAGCCATTTGCAAAGCAAGTTCTGACTTCCCACTTGCCGTGGGTCCTGCTATCAATGTAATTGTTCTCAGTGTCATGAATAGCAATTCCTACCAATCAGCAACCTATTACAACAGGCATGGCTGCCCGCAAAGTTCCTGTATTTTTTCTCTATTCTCATCAAAGTAAAAACTTTAAACAAAAATACCAACAAGACTTCTCCTTAAGATCAAGCCTCCCTTATGAAAATTATAAAAAAGAAACTTCATAATAATATCAAAGGAGTTTCAAAGCATTTTTCGCTATCATAATTCAATAACCAATCACAGCCATAATAATTCTGTCTGTTCACGCAATAAAAATATACCCTTTGTCTCATTTATGAAAATAATACTGAGCTTAATCTATAAAATAGCTTTATTTTTTCCTATAAAAACAGCATGTAACTCTGATGGATAATAAGAAGCTCAGAATTTTTTCTTCACACTCTCTTTTTTATCACTCTTTTTTTATCTATCACAAAGAACGATCTCAATATACCGATAACCATTTGTTTATAATGTAATTTTACTCCAAGAGTTTTTTTTCAAACTGAAGAGAAAAAACGCCCTCTACAGCACACAAAATATAATCACAAAGCGCTGAAAATCTCACTCACATAAAACATTATTTATAATAATAATTGAGCGTTTTATTTATAATAGTTGAGCATTTTGCAATTTGCATGCAAGCCCCCAATATTATAAGATTGACTCATTTCGCCTCCTCTCTCATAAAGCATCATATCAATACCATTCACCTGTGCAATCTAAAGATATAAAAATCACCGTAAGAAAGACGGCGAATATCTCACCTATAACATTTTAAAGAAAAAGCTTTTGCAATATTGAAAACCGACAAATACTATTGCCAACTTGCACTTTTATTCAGCGCAAAAATGAAACCGTCCAATGGATTTTATGTTATATAATCCATACTCTTCATCGTGGAATGAGCTTTTAAAATACGAGATGTTACATGACTGAGCTCTCTAAATACGTATATTTAAAGCGAATAATAAAAAACAAAAAATGAATTCTTTAAACATCAATCCATTGGGATTGTTACGAACCGTAACTCGCCATCTGGGCGCGCTACGATAAATAGAGCATTTTTACGTCCAGCTTCACGTAATTTATGAAGACGTTTTTTAGCCTCATCAATTGTTGTAATAGCACTCTGATTGATATCAACAATCACTTCACCAATGCGAATACGCTTTCTATCCGCAGCACTATTTTGTGCAACAGATGTCACCACGAGTCCTCGAAGTTTATCTGAAATTGAATAACGATAACGCAAGTCCTCTGTCAGTTCAGATAATGTCATGCCCATCAATTGCATTGTTACACTTTTCGGCAAATCATTATTTTTTTTATCATCAACTTCTTCTTCTGTCTCTTCATTGGCATCGGTCTCAATCAAACGTCCCAGCTTAACTTTTACTGTTTTTTCTTGCCCATTCCGTAAAATAGTAACATCCACAACTCTTCCCTCTGAACTCTCCGCAACTAAACGCGGCAAATCACGTGCATACTTAATTTTGGAATTCCCAAAGGAAAGAATAACATCTCCAATTTGCAACTGGCTATTATCGACATCATTTCCTTCCGTCTGTTCTATTTTACCAGCCACCAATGCTCCTACAGCACTGCCTAATTTTAAACTTTTTGCAATATCCTCCGTCACCGGCTGAATACGAATAGCCAACCAACCACGTCTTATTTCTCCAAAATCACGCAATTGATTAATAACAGAAAGTGCCATATCCGATGGAATAGCAAACCCTATACCGATAGATCCTCCAGAAGGGGAAACAATTGCTGTATTAATGCCAATAACTTCACCATTCCTATCAAACAACGGACCACCAGAATTGCCTCGATTAATCGCAGCATCTGTTTGAATAAAATTATCATAAGGACCTGCATTAAGATCACGGTTACGTGCAGAAATGATACCAACCGTCACACTCCCACCAAAACCATAAGGGTTACCAATAGCCATAACCCAGTCACCAATACGTGCTTTTTCTGAATCACCAAAACGCACAGCTTTTAATTTTTTATTGCCCGCATCCACTTGCAGCAACGCTAAATCCGTTTTGCTATCTTTTCCAAGGAGCTTTGCCTTTAGTTTTGTCCCATCCGTAAAATTAACTTCAATATCATCAGCATCAACAATAACATGATAGTTTGTAACAATAATCCCTTTTTGCGCATCAATCACAAAACCAGATCCCAAAGAACGTACCTTTTGAAATTGACTATCTTTTTGACCATCTTTGGGTGTAAAAAAATCACTAAAATATTCCTCCAACAATGAATCTTTTGGAATAACAGGTATCGAAGTATTCTCATCCTGTTCTGTTCCTTCAACAGTCTGTGCTGTAGAAATATTCACAACCGTCTCCAAAAGCTCAGAGGCTAAATCAGGAATAGAAAGTAATCCCTTGCTTGTCTCTGCCCCCCAGGACAAACCTATTGATCCTGATAGAAATAAAGCCACACAAAAAATAACTCTTGTAATAAAAGATTTCAAAAACTTACTTTTACTCACAACACTACCATCCATGACATGCCTTTAACCAAAGCCGTAAAGAGCCTTACTCAATTTATTATGCAAAATCCGTATGGCTTAGCACTCTCTTACATTCATCATAAAAACAAGCAGCTATAGAACATACTTCTTATACGAAATAGTATCCTTAATACATTCGTTTTATCTATTCTCCATCAGACTTTGAATCCGTTTTGCTCAAACTAGGACCCATTGTTGATGAAAGTTTTTTCTTTGCTTGCGGAGAATTGCGAAAATTAAAAAAGAAAACCTCATTTGGTGAAATGACCATCGGCGTTTTCTCTAAATTCTTATATTGTTCCATCGCTAACCAAAAATCGTAAAAAGATGGATTTGCTTCCCGAGCATTTAACAAAATGCGAATACTTTCAGCCTGTCCTTCACCCCGCGTAATTTCAGCATCACGCTTTGCAGCTGCCACAATTTCCTCATATTCACGGTTTGCTTCTGCCACAATACGATCTCTCTCTTGTTGACCACGGGCCCGAATATTTTCCGCAACTGCTTCACGTTCAGCAGCCATTTGCCGATAAACATCTTCTGAAACAGCATCCGTTAAATCGGTTTTTCGGATACGCACATCAACGATAGCAATACCCAGAGAACCAGCATCTATAGAAAACTGCCGTTGTACCTCAGCCATCATCGCACCTCGTTCATCTGATAAGGCTGCTTTAAATTCTCGCTTACCATAAACAGCACGTAAAGCGTCAATAAAGCGCGGTGCAAGATTTTCACGTGCTGCAATTTGCGGGCGCCCTGAAGCAATACGCTGTAGAAACAATTTAGGATCCGTAATACGATAAATAAAGAACGCATCCACTTCATAATAAGCACCACCACGAACTTGCACCGATTGCGTAGGAACATCGTAACGCAACAACCGGTTATCCACCACAATCATCTTATCCACAAAAGGCATTTTAAAATAAATTCCAGGATTAGATTCTACCTTAACGATTTGTCCAAAACGCTTAATGGCGACTTGTTGACGAGGATAAACAATAAAAAATGACATCCATAAAATGATCAAAAGAACCATTATGCTACTAAAAACAAACAAAAAACGTGACTGCTGCATTATTAACGTCCTCCAGAAATCTGATAATCCAAGAGCGATGTAGAAGTAGAATGTGCTGATTTTATTTTTGCTTTTTCTGGTAAATTATTACGCAGCAATTCGTTTAGAGGAAGATAAGGCACCGCTGGAGAATTAATTTGATCGAGAACTAATTTATTGGGTGAAGAGAAGATACGCCCCATCGTCTCCATATAAAGACGATAACGCGCAGCCTCTGGTGAAATTGCTGCCTCACGGGCTATGGCTTGAAAACGTTCAGCACGACCTGTTGCCTCTTCAACCATTTGTGCTTTTTCACCTTTCGCAATTTCCCGTGTCCGTGAAGCTTCACCATTTGCTAAACCAATCTTCGTAAAACGCACACGATTTCCTTCTTCAATCATTCGTCCCCGTTCTTGCTCTGCCTGCTGCACAGAATTAAACGCCGCAGCAACTTTGGTAGGAGGAGCAGCCTCACTGATCGATACACGGCTTATTTCGACTCCAAGTTGATATTTATCTACAGTCAACTGGGTAATCTTTCTCACATCGTTAGCAACTTCTTCTTTTTTATCGCGTAAAACATCATCAACGGGTCTTGAACCAATAACCTCTCGCATTGCACTTTCAGCAACCTGACGAACAGTTCCTTCTTGATCATTCACATTGAATAAAAATTGTCCTGGATGTGAAATACGATAATAAACAGAAAAATTAACATTCACAATATTTTGATCACTCGACAGCATCAAACCTTCACTTTGTTGTTTCTGTCCAGGGTGCCCACCAATTGCAATTGTTTTTTCCGTTAAAGGCACTTTCATATAAGTCTCAATTGGCCAAAAATGAAAATGCAAACCATCACCGATAATTCCTTCCTTAGGTACACCGAAACGCAATTCTACTGCTTGCTCATTTTGTTGAACAATATAAAGTGACTGATAAAGCAAAAAACACACAGCAAGAAGAAGGAATAAAACAAAAAATCCGCCTCGACTAAATTGTTTAAACTGATCCTGCCCTTTACGCAAAATATCATCAAGATTAGGACCATTATTTCCACCATTACTGCCACCAGAACCAAAAAAATTCTTAGCGGATGTTTTTTTGTCACCACTGTTCTTGTTTTTATCGCCACTCCACGGGCCACCACCATTTTGATTTGTCCAGGGCATTATCACCTCTTTAACTGACTACTATTCATTTAAATACTAACCCTTCACTTAAAGCTTATAGGGTTCCTCTTATTTCAATTACGCGACGGATAACCCCTTTCCACTTTATATTACAAAAAATTATTTCCGCTCATAAACAACAAAACGTGTCGGATGACTATCTTTATCCCCTTTTGGAATATCTTGTGTTTGCACAATAGTCCACTTTTCTTTATCAAAAATAGGAAAAAAACTATCCCCTTCTATAGAGGCTAAAACTTCTGTAAGGAATATTTTATCAGCAAGACGAAATCCTTGTTGAAAAATTTCCCCCCCACCAATAATAAAAATTTCCTCTACATCATTTTGGGAAGCAACGCCTTTTGCAAGAGAACAAGCCTGCGATAAAGAGTGCGCAACAACAGCCCCTTCAGCACAGAAGGTATAATCTCGTGTAATAACGATATTTGTGCGCCCTGGTAAAGGTCTCCCGATAGAATCCCAAGTTTTTCGCCCCATCATAATGGGCTTCCCCAACGTCAACGCTTTAAAGCGTTGCAAATCTGTCGATAAATGCCAAGGCATTGCACCTTCACGACCGATAACACCATTCTCTGCAACAGCAGCAATTAAACAAATGGAAATCGTCATATTGCTACCGGCGCTTTAATATGGGGATGTGCTTCATAATTAAGCAATTCAAAATCCTCAAATTTAAAAGAAAAAAGATCTGTTACCGCTGGATTTATGCGCATACATGGCAAAGCATTGGGTATACGAGACAATTGATATTGTGCCTGTTCAAAATGATTAGAATAAAGATGAGCATCCCCGAACGTATGAATAAAATCACCTACTTTAAGGCCACTGACTTGCGCGATCATCATCGTTAACAATGCGTAAGACGCAATATTGAATGGAACCCCTAAAAAAATATCCGCTGAACGCTGGTAAAGCTGACAGGACAATTTACCCTCATCAATGTAAAATTGAAAAAGACAATGGCAAGGAGGCAAAGCCATTTCCTCTATTAATGCGGGATTCCAAGCTGATACAATCAAGCGACGAGAATCCGGCTTTTCCTTAATCATCCTTAAAAGATTGTCAATTTGATCAATATGGCGTCCATCAGGAGCAGGCCAAGAACGCCACTGATACCCATAAACAGGACCAAGATTTCCTTGTTTATCAGCCCATTCGTCCCAAATAGATACACCATGCTCTTTCAACCATGCGATATTTGTATCGCCTTTAAGAAACCACAAAAGCTCATAAATAATTGAACGTAAGTGTAGTTTCTTTGTCGTCAACAACGGAAATCCCGCTTGTAAATCAAAACGCATCTGATACCCAAAAATAGATCGCGTCCCAACACCCGTCCGATCTGTCCGATCAATACCCTGATTTAAAACATGAGATAAAAGAGCAAGATATGATTTCATAGGGTTATTATGTCCGATTCTTTTCATTATAGAAAATAAAAACTGTAAAATCCGTACAAACATAATTTAAATCTTTTTCCGAAAACATCTTACACAAGAAATTATCATGATCTGACTAAAATTTTGATGCAAAAGATAAAATACTATAGACAGTTTCTACGAAAATAACATAGAGGGATAATGAACAAAGATGGATGAATGTAAAATGAAGGGATCGACTATGGAAAAACAAGAAACTTTAGCACTACATGATACAAGAAAACGTGTTCTTTCGATCATATCGAGCGCATCAGGTAATCTGGTGGAATGGTATGATTTTTATGTTTATTCTTTTACATCTATTTATTTTGCCTCACAGTTTTTTCCTTCTGATGGGGATGTTGTTACCGAACTTTTAAAATCTTCCATTGTCTTTTTTATCGGCTTTCTTATGCGCCCAATCGGTGGCTGGCTCTTTGGTTTTATTGCTGACCGTTATGGTCGTAAACGCTCGTTACTTATTTCTGTTTTTATGATGTGTGGCGGCTCTTTCCTTATTGCCCTCCTTCCTACCTATGAAACAATTGGAACGACAGCAGCCGTTTTACTTGTTTTACTTCGTATGATCCAAGGACTTTCCGTTGGTGGTGAATATGGCACAACGGCAACTTATATGAGCGAAGTTGCTCTAAAAAAACGTCGTGGTTTCTTTAGCTCCTTCCAATATGCCACGCTTATTGGCGGTCAACTTCTTGCAAGTCTGGTTATGTTTATTCTCGCCCTCTATCTCACAGAAGATCAGTTAAAAGCATGGGGCTGGCGTATTCCTTTTGTGATTGGTGGCTGTGGTGCAATTGTTGCAATTTATCTGCGTCGTTCTCTTCATGAAACAACTACAGAAGAAAGTCGTTCTCAAAAACATACAGGTAGTCTTAAAGAGCTTCTCCGTAATCACGGAAAAGCGTTTCTTTTAGTCATCGGTTTTACAGCTGGTGGATCGCTCATATTTTATACCAGCACAACTTATATGCAAAAATATCTAATCACAACGAGCAAATTTGATAAACATACTGCTAACACAATAATGACGGCTGCACTGTTTGTGTTTATGTTACTCCAACCCATTTTTGGTTCTCTAGCGGACAAAATTGGCACAAAAGCTTCACTGCTTATTTGGAGTACCCTTTCCATCATCTTTATCATTCCAGGGCTTAGAATCATAGGAAGCACCCATGACTCTTGGGTTGCGCTCTTGATCGTCATAGGAATGCTGTGTATTTTGAGTTTTTATACATCCGTCTCTGGTATCGTAAAAGCAGAAATGTTTCCTGCTTCAGTGCGTGCCATGGGCGTTGGACTCTCTTATGCTATTGCCAATGCGCTCTTCGGTGGTTCTGCTGAAGCTGTAGCACTCGAGTTTAAAAAGCATGGATATGAATCATACTTCCATTTTTATATAGCCGGCATGATGATCATCGCCTTCATCGCAATTTTTCTAATGCCCGATGCTCGCAAAAAGGGGTATTTACAAGGAGACGACATCCATTAACTTTTGATGTCAACAAAAAAGCCCAGTAATATGGGCTTTTTTGTATATCCGTTCTACAAAAATTTAAAGCTTATAATTTTTTATTTTTATCCCTTCAAATATTCTAAAGAAGAATTTTTTCTCCCGCATAGACTGTTTATAAAAATAAACAGCCTTGTATTGTTATGAAGAGATACTTCTTTGACCGAATTTAGCTCACTGAAGATAAAAAACGTTTGATTTATTTTAATACTTCCATTTCTCATCAAAATCGAAGCCAAACGATTATCTTTCAAGGAATTTTATTAATATATATTATGTATTGTCTCATGGCTTTTGTGTAATATATTTTTTTATGATCCTCCCCTGCAAAACAAAGCCTCCATGAAAAATAGAAAATACCACTATGTTATGAATTCTCTCATTTTTTTAAGAAACTTTTCTCAAATATACCCAACTCCATTTCACGCTGGCGACCGTAAATAGCATAACGATACCCTCCGTAAAGGGTAAACATTACACAACACATTGATTTATAATAACATATCTAGCGTCATTCAACTTGAATTAAAACCCTGCATAGCGTAAGTTTCTCTCATTTCAAGTTTGTTTTATGTTGAATCAATCAAAACCACTCGCTTGCACATTACAAGTGGGAGAAAAGCCATGCGGATAAAACTGTAAAAGAAAGGGCTAAAAATGCCTCGTATGAACCGTCTCAATGGCTCAAAGGCTGCGCAACATTGTGTATCATCATCTTTACACTTAATAAAAATGCACGCCGCTATCATTATACTATTTGTTGGCGCTATACTATTCCCTAGCCCTTAAATATTACACGCTCTCTTGATACTTAAGATGGTTTATAAAGAGATTTTTACGCACACACCAACCTCACATGTAATAGCTAATAGCATCATTTTACGACACAACATCAAGCAGATAAACCAAAGAGTATCATATTCTCACAAACACTCTCATATACAAATAATTCACAATGAAACAAAAAACAATATTTCCTTAAAAAATCACAAAAGCGCATGATTTACACAATAAACCATAAGCCCAAAACAGCATTGATCACTCTAGAAAAAATCTTACAGTGAAACCACTGAACTTTAAGTGTGCAAAATTATTCTTTTACCATCGTAAGTTTTTCTCCTCTACATTAGCCTCTACAAAAGAATATAGTTATGAAATAAAATTTCATTTAATATATATCAACAGTATAAATTAAGTTATACGTCATAATATAATTAAATTTAATTGCTTTATTTATCGATAATATACAAAATATATTAATATAAATATTTTTTATTCTTTTAAGTTGCAAAGCAAAGCCCTTAAAAAAATAAAAATACAATAAATGATCTTAAGTGTTTTCTTAAGAAATTATCATGATACAATTACGTTTTTATGATACACATCATCAACAACTTTAACGAGCAGAAAAGTTATCAATGTAAAAGGGGAAAACCTCATGAATCACCAAACAACTTTAGATCCACATGATACAAGAAAACGTATTTTTGCTATCATATCCAGTGCATCAGGAAATCTGGTAGAATGGTACGACTTTTATGCTTATTCCTTTGCATCGGTTTATTTTGCATCACAATTTTTTCCAGAAGATGAAGATATTGTTACACAACTGTTAAAAACTGCAGGAATATTTTTTATTGGCTTTCTTATGCGTCCAATTGGAGCATGGCTCTTTGGCTTCATTGCTGACCGCTATGGACGTAAACGCTCCATGCTTATTTCTGTTTTTATGATGTGTGGCGGTTCCTTTCTCATTGCCATACTTCCTACTTACAAAACCTTGGGAATAACAGCAGCTTTTCTTCTCCTTTTAGTCCGTATGTTTCAAGGACTTTCCGTTGGTGGTGAATATGGTACAGCAGCCACTTATATGAGCGAAGTTGCGCCCAAAAATCGCCGTGGACTCTTTGCTTCTTTTCAATATGCAACAACGATCTCAGGTCAACTTCTCGCGAGTTTTATAATATTTATTTTAGCCATTTACCTTAACGAGAATCAGTTAAAAGCGTGGGGATGGCGTATTCCTTTTGTCATTGGTGGCTTTGGAGCAATCGTTTCAATTTATCTGCGTAGCTTGCTTCATGAAACAACAACTCTCAAAAGCCGCTCTGAACAACATGCCGGTAGCCTTAGAGAGCTTTTTCGCAATCATAAAAAAGCGTTCTTTTTGGTTGTTGGCTTTACAGCTGGCGGATCACTCACATTTTATACATATACTACTTATATGCAAAAATATCTGATCACAACCACCGGCTTTGATAAACAAACCGCAACAACGATAATGACTGCCGCCCTCTTTATTTTTGTGTTATTCCAACCCCTTTTAGGTTCCCTCGCCGATAAAATTGGAGCAAGAGCTTCACTCATTATTTGGAGTGTCTTATCCATTATCTGTACCATTCCTGTCCTTAAAATGATTGGAAATGCTCAAAATGCATGGACAGCGCTCTTCATCATCATTGGAATACTCTGTATTATGAGTTTTTATACATCCATCGCCGGTATTATAAAAGCAGAATTGTTCCCTGCTTCAATTCGAGCAATTGGTGTTGGATTTGCTTTTGCCATCGGGAATGCGCTCTTTGGCGGTTCTGCTGAATATGTAGCACTTGGATTAAAAAATATAGGATACGAATCTGTTTTCTTTTTTTATATCGTTGGGATGATGATCATTGCCCTCATCTCTATTCTCCTTATGCCCGATATCGATAAAGGAGGATATCTCGATAAAGACCACCTTCATTAAACTTATTTACTGGATAAAAAAGCCCAAGAAATTGGGCTTTTTGTCATGAATGCTATAAAATCTTAAAAAATAACAAATATAAAATAATTCATTTTCTTTTGTTTACCTTATTCTTTTGTTTACCTTATAGGAAAAACTATTATACTTCTTACACAAGGTGGAGAATCTATAAATCTATATTGCTGAGATTTTTTCAAAAATCTTTAATTATTGAGTAACAAAAAATTACATAACTTTCTCGTACGCTTTAAATATCCAATCGAAAATTTTTAAAACAGCCATTTCAGTATTCTTTTTACCAACATTTCATCCAGCTTAAGTCTTCTTTTTCAATGCCCCCTTCTCCTTACATTCGCTGTGACGCACTTTATCCTACAGCGCAATAACGCCCCCAAAAAGCTCAAACCTATATACAAATAGATTCTCTTAAATAGCTTTCATAAAAAATTACTATGGTACAATTAAATTTTAGTGATACAAATCATAAAACAAACTTAATAATAAAAAATAAATTATAAATCTAAAAGGGGAACAATTCATGAAAAGTGAAACAACTTTAGCATCAAATGATAGGAAAAAACGTATTTTTGCTATTATAGCAAGTGCATCAGGAAATCTCGTAGAATGGTATGATTTTTACGTTTACTCATTTGCGTCGGTTTATTTTGCATCACAATTTTTTCCTTCAGA from Bartonella tribocorum CIP 105476 encodes:
- the miaA gene encoding tRNA (adenosine(37)-N6)-dimethylallyltransferase MiaA, translated to MTLRTITLIAGPTASGKSELALQMAQEKNALIINADSMQVYDVLNILTARPREADTAIVPHYLYGHVSPTLNYSVGQWLCDVEKLLVTFTSRSVIFVGGTGLYFRALLEGISKIPHVPDVVRQKWRLLLNKEGAESLYRQLLQIDAVVAEKISSQDGQRIVRALEVYDATGEKLSWWQKQKTTPLIAPSRAEKILLMRPRALLYERIHKRLDSMIERGVLEEVVAMKKLMLSPSLPVMKAIGIPEFMAYLDGYRSFENALEAAKTQTRRYAKRQMTWFRHQFDEEWMLTS
- a CDS encoding Do family serine endopeptidase translates to MDGSVVSKSKFLKSFITRVIFCVALFLSGSIGLSWGAETSKGLLSIPDLASELLETVVNISTAQTVEGTEQDENTSIPVIPKDSLLEEYFSDFFTPKDGQKDSQFQKVRSLGSGFVIDAQKGIIVTNYHVIVDADDIEVNFTDGTKLKAKLLGKDSKTDLALLQVDAGNKKLKAVRFGDSEKARIGDWVMAIGNPYGFGGSVTVGIISARNRDLNAGPYDNFIQTDAAINRGNSGGPLFDRNGEVIGINTAIVSPSGGSIGIGFAIPSDMALSVINQLRDFGEIRRGWLAIRIQPVTEDIAKSLKLGSAVGALVAGKIEQTEGNDVDNSQLQIGDVILSFGNSKIKYARDLPRLVAESSEGRVVDVTILRNGQEKTVKVKLGRLIETDANEETEEEVDDKKNNDLPKSVTMQLMGMTLSELTEDLRYRYSISDKLRGLVVTSVAQNSAADRKRIRIGEVIVDINQSAITTIDEAKKRLHKLREAGRKNALFIVARPDGELRFVTIPMD
- the hflC gene encoding protease modulator HflC; this translates as MQQSRFLFVFSSIMVLLIILWMSFFIVYPRQQVAIKRFGQIVKVESNPGIYFKMPFVDKMIVVDNRLLRYDVPTQSVQVRGGAYYEVDAFFIYRITDPKLFLQRIASGRPQIAARENLAPRFIDALRAVYGKREFKAALSDERGAMMAEVQRQFSIDAGSLGIAIVDVRIRKTDLTDAVSEDVYRQMAAEREAVAENIRARGQQERDRIVAEANREYEEIVAAAKRDAEITRGEGQAESIRILLNAREANPSFYDFWLAMEQYKNLEKTPMVISPNEVFFFNFRNSPQAKKKLSSTMGPSLSKTDSKSDGE
- the hflK gene encoding FtsH protease activity modulator HflK, producing the protein MPWTNQNGGGPWSGDKNKNSGDKKTSAKNFFGSGGSNGGNNGPNLDDILRKGQDQFKQFSRGGFFVLFLLLAVCFLLYQSLYIVQQNEQAVELRFGVPKEGIIGDGLHFHFWPIETYMKVPLTEKTIAIGGHPGQKQQSEGLMLSSDQNIVNVNFSVYYRISHPGQFLFNVNDQEGTVRQVAESAMREVIGSRPVDDVLRDKKEEVANDVRKITQLTVDKYQLGVEISRVSISEAAPPTKVAAAFNSVQQAEQERGRMIEEGNRVRFTKIGLANGEASRTREIAKGEKAQMVEEATGRAERFQAIAREAAISPEAARYRLYMETMGRIFSSPNKLVLDQINSPAVPYLPLNELLRNNLPEKAKIKSAHSTSTSLLDYQISGGR
- a CDS encoding dihydrofolate reductase, with amino-acid sequence MTISICLIAAVAENGVIGREGAMPWHLSTDLQRFKALTLGKPIMMGRKTWDSIGRPLPGRTNIVITRDYTFCAEGAVVAHSLSQACSLAKGVASQNDVEEIFIIGGGEIFQQGFRLADKIFLTEVLASIEGDSFFPIFDKEKWTIVQTQDIPKGDKDSHPTRFVVYERK
- a CDS encoding thymidylate synthase — its product is MKSYLALLSHVLNQGIDRTDRTGVGTRSIFGYQMRFDLQAGFPLLTTKKLHLRSIIYELLWFLKGDTNIAWLKEHGVSIWDEWADKQGNLGPVYGYQWRSWPAPDGRHIDQIDNLLRMIKEKPDSRRLIVSAWNPALIEEMALPPCHCLFQFYIDEGKLSCQLYQRSADIFLGVPFNIASYALLTMMIAQVSGLKVGDFIHTFGDAHLYSNHFEQAQYQLSRIPNALPCMRINPAVTDLFSFKFEDFELLNYEAHPHIKAPVAI
- a CDS encoding MFS family transporter; its protein translation is MEKQETLALHDTRKRVLSIISSASGNLVEWYDFYVYSFTSIYFASQFFPSDGDVVTELLKSSIVFFIGFLMRPIGGWLFGFIADRYGRKRSLLISVFMMCGGSFLIALLPTYETIGTTAAVLLVLLRMIQGLSVGGEYGTTATYMSEVALKKRRGFFSSFQYATLIGGQLLASLVMFILALYLTEDQLKAWGWRIPFVIGGCGAIVAIYLRRSLHETTTEESRSQKHTGSLKELLRNHGKAFLLVIGFTAGGSLIFYTSTTYMQKYLITTSKFDKHTANTIMTAALFVFMLLQPIFGSLADKIGTKASLLIWSTLSIIFIIPGLRIIGSTHDSWVALLIVIGMLCILSFYTSVSGIVKAEMFPASVRAMGVGLSYAIANALFGGSAEAVALEFKKHGYESYFHFYIAGMMIIAFIAIFLMPDARKKGYLQGDDIH
- a CDS encoding MFS family transporter gives rise to the protein MNHQTTLDPHDTRKRIFAIISSASGNLVEWYDFYAYSFASVYFASQFFPEDEDIVTQLLKTAGIFFIGFLMRPIGAWLFGFIADRYGRKRSMLISVFMMCGGSFLIAILPTYKTLGITAAFLLLLVRMFQGLSVGGEYGTAATYMSEVAPKNRRGLFASFQYATTISGQLLASFIIFILAIYLNENQLKAWGWRIPFVIGGFGAIVSIYLRSLLHETTTLKSRSEQHAGSLRELFRNHKKAFFLVVGFTAGGSLTFYTYTTYMQKYLITTTGFDKQTATTIMTAALFIFVLFQPLLGSLADKIGARASLIIWSVLSIICTIPVLKMIGNAQNAWTALFIIIGILCIMSFYTSIAGIIKAELFPASIRAIGVGFAFAIGNALFGGSAEYVALGLKNIGYESVFFFYIVGMMIIALISILLMPDIDKGGYLDKDHLH